One genomic segment of Anguilla anguilla isolate fAngAng1 chromosome 2, fAngAng1.pri, whole genome shotgun sequence includes these proteins:
- the LOC118217952 gene encoding glycerol-3-phosphate acyltransferase 1, mitochondrial-like, with translation MSAEHQEFFTFLQRLLSPVLEAYSGAAIFVHGLHRPVAESEYTQQLFRYLLTRTEKKVAVFGESATHYLVKNTIRTFKELGVLKESREKKVTLLEVSSTFLPQANRTKLLQYILGFSLL, from the exons ATGTCTGCGGAGCACCAGGAGTTCTTCACGTTCCTGCAGCGGTTGCTGAGCCCGGTCCTGGAGGCGTACAGCGGGGCCGCGATCTTCGTGCACGGCCTCCACCGCCCCGTGGCCGAGAGCGAGTACACGCAGCAGCTGTTCAGATACCTGCTGACCCGCACGGAGAAGAAGGTGGCCGTGTTCG GGGAAAGTGCGACACACTACCTCGTGAAGAACACAATAAGAACCTTCAAGGAACTGGGG GTCCTGAAAGAGAGCCGCGAGAAGAAAGTCACGCTGCTGGAGGTCAGCAGCACCTTCCTACCTCAAGCAAACAGAACAAAGCTCCTTCAGTACATCCTGGGTTTCAGCCTCTTGTAA
- the LOC118217877 gene encoding zinc-binding protein A33-like — MAAKPLIPEDDLCCSVCCDIFKEPVLLKCSHSFCKICLQQCWEKKSSRECPICRRNASRQDPPVNLALKNIVESYLMQKSIREAAGKSDDHCSLHGEKRLFFCEHDQEPLCVVCQTSKKHRNHPVCPVEEAALDLKEELKPALNLIKEKLKRFTEVEQECKETAEHIRSQVHHTERQIKAEFEKLHQFLREEEEARLAALREEDEQKSQIMKEKIENITGHISTLTDKITAIEKAMDTEDTSFLQSYKNIKERAQCTLQDPELLSGALIDVAKHLGNLKFRVWEKMLEMVQYTPVVLDPNTVHTCVSLSDDLTTVRDAGTDQKYPDNPERFKLYVFVLGSEGFTSGKHSWEVKVGNKLAWDIGVMKESISRKGDISCSPESGFWVLTLRNGDKYRASGVTDLRLKRKPQSIRVQLDYDRGEVSFFDSSDMSVIYTFTDTFTERVFPYFYPGLKKDKNVGPLQICPLTVSVKVTSNQ; from the exons ATGGCAGCTAAACCTTTGATTCCTGAGGACGATCTCTGTTGCTCTGtatgttgtgatatttttaaagagcCTGTTCTCCTGAAATGCAGCCACAGCTTCTGTAAAATATGTCTGCAGCAGTGCTGGGAAAAGAAAAGCTCTCGAGAATGTCCCATCTGCAGGAGAAATGCATCTAGGCAGGATCCTCCTGTAAACCTGGCTCTAAAAAACATTGTGGAGTCCTACTTAATGCAGAAGTCTATAAGGGAAGCTGCAGGCAAGAGTGATGATCACTGCAGTCTTCATGGGGAGAAACGTTTATTCTTCTGCGAACATGACCAAGAGCCTCTTTGTGTTGTCTGTCAGacttcaaaaaaacacagaaaccaccCGGTCTGTCCAGTGGAAGAGGCTGCGCTGGATCTGaag GAGGAACTCAAGCCTGCACTTAAtcttattaaagaaaaactgaagaggTTTACTGAGGTTGAACAAGAATGTAAGGAAACAGCAGAACATATCAGG AGTCAGGTCcatcacacagagaggcagataaAGGCAGAGTTTGAGAAGCTCCACCAGTTCctgcgagaggaagaggaggccagaCTAGCTGCTCTGAGGGAGGAAGATGAGCAGAAGAGTCAGATCATGAAGGAGAAGATAGAAAACATCACAGGACACATCTCCACTCTTACAGACAAAATCACAGCTATAGAGAAGGCCATGGACACTGAAGACACCTCCTTTTTACAG AGCTACAAGAACATCAAGGAAAG agcccagtgcacactgcaggatcCAGAGCTGCTCTCAGGGGCTCTGATAGAtgtggccaaacacctgggcaacctgaagttcagagtctgggagaagatgctggagatggtgcagtaca CTCCTGTGGTGCTGGACCCCAATACTGTACAtacctgtgtctctctctctgatgatctGACCACTGTGAGAGATGCAGGTACAGACCAGAAATATCCTGACAACCCAGAGAGGTTTAAACtctatgtgtttgtgctggGATCTGAGGGGTTTACCTCAGGgaaacacagctgggaggtGAAGGTTGGGAATAAATTAGCCTGGGATATAGGAGTGATGAAAGAGTCCATCAGTAGGAAGGGTGATATATCATGCAGCCCAGAGAGTGGATTCTGGGTCTTAACGCTGAGGAATGGTGATAAGTACAGAGCATCTGGAGTTACTGACCTCAGACTGAAGAGGAAGCCCCAGAgcatcagagtgcagctggactatgacaggggggaggtgtcctTCTTTGACTCCAGTGACATGTCAGTCATTTACACttttacagacacatttacTGAGAGAGTGTTCCCGTACTTCTATCCCGGTTTGAAAAAAGATAAGAATGTTGGACCCCTGCAAATATGCCCACTGACAGTTTCTGTAAAAGTGACGTCAAACCAGTGA